TGTCATCATGGACAAGAACGGGGACCTTCTTGTGAACAGGGTTGTGCTTAAGAAGAAGGGGGCTTTTATTGAATACATCATCTTCAACGTACTCGTATTGCACTCCTTTAAGCTTCAAAGCCCATTCGACCCTTGTGCAGAACAGGCTTGTATAAGATCCAATCAGTTTCACCGCTCCTGCCATGGTTACTATCTTGCAAAAGCTTTGACAACCAAACTAGAAACGTGAAAAGTgcgcagtggagcatggcttCACTGTTGACAATAACTTGTCAGcgtgagaagcagcattttgctgcttctcacaCCCTACGATCCAGCCACCAAAATTAATTGGTCTTACCagcaactatattttttttcttataaccaAACACCTGGtagcaaggttgttaaaatcgcgattcaactcgtaaaatcgtacgattttacgagtcaatacATGCTTAACGTGTTGAATCGTCTTAAAAACtcgaaaattgataaaatcggATTAAAATCAAGTGAAATCGGTAAAATTGGATGAAATCGCAAAAAATCACGATTTTAGTACCGATTTTACGATTTCTGCAAAAAACATATACTGCAGTACTGCACTGCAATATATGTTTTCTCTAGTCCAATAACGGCATGCCAATTGTCACTCATCCATGGTTTACCCCAAATTCATTATCTCTGAAGACAAAAACTTTGAGATTGACGACTCATGGCTTCCTCTCTTCAACAGCTCCAGGCGATCTCATCCATGGCAGCGATCTCGTTTTTTCCTCCAGGCCAAATGTTTTCTCTTCAGACTTCAGAGTTCATTCTTCGACTCTTCATCAACAGCTCTctgcctctctctctttatttccaTCATCAACGGCATCCTCTTTAGTCTTCCCTCTTCATCAATAGCAGCAtcgatctcttttttttttccccagcaTCAACAGTTTTCTCTTTAGACTTCAAAGTTCAGTCTTCAGCTCGTCGGCGTTCTCTTCAGTCTTCACCGTAAGAAGTTTTATTTAGAATGTGATATTCCTCAATCCCTTGTATTTTCCCGGTCCTCATTGcccatgatttgaaaaaaattattccctTTATAATGTTTTGCTTGATGGAATGATTAGTAATTTAGTATGATGATTTTGAAGTGATTGGGTAATGAATATGCAATAGAAATTTTGAAGTGATTTGCAGATTTGGTAATgaatttttgttcaaaaatttaTGCTCTCTGCCTATTTTATGCTCTCAGAGTCTCGTTTGTTTTATTGATGGCAAATTCAGTAAAGGGAATATGTTCAATTGatcataatattttgttaacAGCGGCACACCGGCAACGTTCTCATTTCTTTCCCATCTTCAACAATAGCAGGCGACATCGGGCGGTCGGGCCTCTTCACCAGCAGCCGTTcagctcatcatcatcatcttcactaGCAGCCGCGAGAGGGAGAAGAGGAATTTAGGAAAAGGTCAGTCCTCATATGTATAGCACTGATTATTTTTACTACTTTCCATTTATTCTGTCATTTACCTTTCGGTTTTCTATTCAGATACGAGACCTGGGATGATCCAGAGGTTCCAAAATTTCATTATGGCTCTCACTATTCTAGTGCTGGAATTGTTCTCTTCTACCTTCTACGCCTTCCACCATTCAGTGTAGAGAATCAGAAGCTGCAGGGTGGTCAGTTCGATCATGCTGATCGTCTTTTCAACAGTATTCGAGATACTTGGTTAAGTGCAGCAGGGAAAGGAAACACGTTTGATGTCAAGGAATTGATTCCAGAATTCTTCTACATACCAAATTGGACTGAATTGATTGAATTGGGGTGAAAATTGGACTGAATTGATTGAATTGGGGTGACTGAATCGATTGAATTGGGTTGAAATTGAACTGAATTGGGTTGCAATTGGACTGAATTGATTGAATTGGGGTGAAAATTGGACTGAAAAAATGTTGAATATTAATGGGGTGAAAATTGGACTGAGAAATGTTAAATTGGACTGAATTTAATACCATTTCAGTATTATAGGACTGAATTAATAGGGTGAAAATTGaactaaaaattattgaatttgactGAATTTAATGCTATTTCAGTATTATAGGACTGAATTAATTGGACGAATtgttatgtatgaatttttatttgaaacattatttttttttaatgtattttaaaattatttacgatttttttatgattttacgatccgagtttgtgaACGGCTTTCCGTAccgtgttaaaatcgcgattttaacaaccttgcctggtagtgtggttgcgggtgaacctcacccgcaaccacactaccaaacaaccACTTCAATGCACGCAAATCATTATTCACTTACCATTCAATCATATTcgtttattagtttattcaaTGATGTTTTAGaaaattgtaattgttttatatatatgtatatgtgtgtgtgtggaagaattgggttgattttggatttttatttagtattataatttgtgtttacATATCAATCCTCATTTTTcgtgataatttagttttaagtGATAATATTTTAGTTGCTTTGTATTTTGGTCCATGAAAACTGTTGTCATTGGCATCGTGACTTCAAATTGTCCAGGAGACTTAATTTACGGTGCCGATCGGTAAGGCTAgagatggttaaaaaaaaaatatataatttacataaaattataaaactaactATAAAACTAAATATAGTATTTTCTTTAGTCTGGGACATATGATTGATTGGTTGACATTGTGTACTTAGcctaaacataaaattattcaaacatTTCTAGGACAATTTTTGGAAAGGTTTTACTTGGCTTTTAATGTAACAGCCAatgtttttatactttttttaggTTATATTTACATTGCTTAGGTAGCGTTTGATTATTATAAAGCAGAagaaatacaaacaataaaaaatagcaacttgtttgattgaaaaaataaaaataaaaatataaaaataaatttattaatgaaataatttctaattaaattttgtgaATAAATGGAACATgtcaaaataattgtttttatttttaaaaaattatttttaacattagcacatcaaaaccgtctaaaaatataaaaaaatattttaaataaaaaaaattaaaaaatataatttacaccaTATtccaaacattattttaaaaatttttaacccCTATTATGATTTTCAATAATTTGACAGGTTTGAGAAACCTATCTCTCCTTGTATACGCCTTAAGGCTAATGATGGATGTTCtatttattaacttttatcatgaaaatttatttaaatatatcaaactaatataaaatatatgttattaaaatcatcgagaattttttttttattttaattgatgattaaattaatttcaaaaagcCTTTAATACCATGAAAAAAACGAACATAAGTTTTTAATCACCTTTCTAACTAGGTTGTGATCCAGTAaggtttaatattttaaatattgatgtgattaataaattgattagatctaataaaattttatctaattaacTTCAaagtatcttttttaaaaatttatatattttttaatataataattaatctgAGTTAATATAATAACTCGTAATTTAAATTAGTAAGCCTGTTTAATTGGTATTGCAgtaacaattgattttttaaaatatacctaaatataattttttatatattttttaaaatttatttttaatataatacattaaaaatattttaaaatatatataaaaataatttaaaataatttgttttttaaaacacggCGTGGAGTTCACTCAAGAATGTCattccctatatatatatatatatatatatatatatatatatatatatatatagttgacttgtattgattttcttttaacttttaagtATTTTCTTGCCTTCAGTTTTGTGATAGAGCTAACTTGTAAGGGAGCACACAACCAAACTACAGAATCCGATTGGGTTATGGCGGCGGGTTTGCGGTggtaggggggggggggggggtgaggAGTGGTCGGAGGCGCGGTTGTCATTTTTGTTTAACAATGCTTGTTCCTCTCTTCAACCTCGCTCCTAATTTGACAGTTTCAAGACTCTgcttaggtttttcttttcctcattTTAGTTGAATTCCAACAACAAATTGTCCCTAAAACTAACTCTTTATACATATATGCATACTCCAGGAACAATGACTTTCGGTGAACAGAACTCACTGCCTCAATCCTTTGGCCTTCTTGACGAAGCCTTCAATGCCGGCATCAACTTCTTCGACTCTGCTGAAAAGTTTAATTTCTCCCTTTTAGCTTTGTTCTTTCAAATTCCATTTTATCTACCTTCAATTCTCTCACATTTTCAGCTCTTAGGTATCCGGTACCTCAACGTGCTGAGACTCAGGGAAGGAGCGAAGAGTACCTTGGCCGTTGGATTAAACGAAGGAAAATTCCGAGGGATCGCATTGTCTTAGCAACAAAGGTTGCTGGACCTTCCGGCCAAATGACTTGGATTCGAGGCGGGCCCAAGTGTCTGGACTCTAGGAATATCACTGACGCCATTGACAGTAGGTttgttggttttaaattttaactgtGTCAAAATCACTATGTTTTATTATctgtaattgtatttttattatgctCAGATtgactaaataatttttttattgatgcagCTTGAAGAGAATGCAGGTTGACTACATTGATCTTTACCAAATTCACTGGCCTGATCGGTTTGTATGtagatccttattttttattgatatattaccagtagacttaatttttaatttttaacagttGGAGGAAAAGCTCTTATGGTtgcttaattaaatatttgcatttgTTTAGCTTCGTCCCAGCTCTTTGTTATTCTGTTCTagtaatttatggttttttttttttttttttgtgtagctGTGTTCCGATGTTTGGAGAAACTGAGTATGATCCCACCCGTCAGTTCTGTTCGGTTGGTATAGAGGAACAACTCGATGCTCTAGGCAGAGCTGTTGCTGCAGGGAAAGTAAATGATAGAATGTTATGTATGAATACCCACTCTCTCGCAAACATGACACCCATTAATATAAATCTGTCTGTGTGTAGATCAGATACATTGGAGTCAGTAATGAAACACCATATGGTGTAATGAAGTTCAGTCAAGTTGCTGACAGAGCTGCGCATTATCCGAAAATAGTATCTGTGCAGGTTGTATCATTTGTTCCTCCTTAGTGAAGTGATGCTTGTTGTTTGTCTTGTTGTTGTTCCACCTTTCCCTCCCTGCTCTTGCATAGGCTAATGTTCAACTCATTGTCTCAATGATAGAACTCCTACAACTTGCTCTGCCGAACTTTTGATGCCGGAATAGCTGAGTGCTGTCACCATGAAGGGTATGTTGTGTTCCTCCTGTCAATGCATGCTAAGGGTAGAATTTGATTTGTGGCATGTATCCACTTTTGTGCAACTTTTTACAATGAGTTAGTGAATTGAGCAAAGAGACTTTTTGATATGAAAACTTTAATTTGAACTTATGACTCTGTAAAGGCTCTGCTGCCATGTTGGGGAGGGGGGTGGTTCCTCCTATCAGTGTACCACCACCTTGGCCTGTTACAAGCCTTCCCTTGAATGCAGACCAGCTTTGCCACTTCCAGTTTATATGTCATATGTCTTTGCCTTAATGATTCATTactcttttgcatctttgaaactttttagGATCAGTTTATTGGCATACAGTCCCCTGGCAATGGGCATACTTTCTGGGAAGTATTTTGCAGCTGATGGGGGTCCAGTAGATGCGcgattaaatgtttttaaaggtTGATcactgtttttttatgttttattatttcacaACTCTCCATATATTAGATTGAACTCCCTTGACCATATTTTTTTCCCATGAATGATGCTGTCTTTGTTTTTCAGGAATGTATTCAGAAGGGGAGTCAAGGTACAACCTCTCCAATAACATCATAAAAGCTGCTGCCTTAGTAAGATGACTTCTTACAGTTTTAAACTTCAATTTGTGTGCTTTAGGATCACAAGAATAGGGGGAAAGAAAGTTCTTCCTAACAGACTCTCCATTTGATTCTGTTTTCAGGAATATCTTGCCATTGCAAAAAAATATGGTCTTCATCCTGTATCTCTTTCTATTGGTAtgatctctttctttctctcaatgCTGGTGCCTTTCCAGTTTTGTGTATGATTAATTTCCTCTCATGCTGGTAAAATCTTAAAGTTGTACTGCCAAGATTTGAAGTACTAAACAAATTGCAACATTAGTTTTTTCTGGAAGTTTTGAACTTACCAGTGGACTGAGTTTGGAATTTTGTTGCTTCCAAATCAAATCTGCATATGTACATCTTTAATATGGAAAATGTTATGTCCCCTTGTAGTTATAGTGGTTCCTGAGCCATttccattgtttttaatttacaattttatttttatttgttctgcAGCCTTTGTTTTGAAACACCCTCTTGTTGCAAGCGCGATATTTGGAGCCACCAAATCATGGCAGCTCCATGAGGTTCTCAAAGCATGTATGATTGAGCTTACACCTGAAATAATTGCAGAAATCAACAACATTCATGCAAGGATCCCTAATCCATGCCCCTGAATGATTTTGTTATTTCGTTTTCCTTTTGGTAGGTAAAGATTCTACTTGTCATCTTACCTAATTAGCGTTGCAAAATGCTAATCTGAGATAGCACGAGATGTTGGTGAAAATCATGGTAATAAAGTTTGATCACTAACTACTTTCGGAACccaaaatgattttcttttttcttggaagCAAAAAATCTTCTTCACGTCTGTATGATGAAAGATCTTGGTAATTGTAAATTAATCATGATTGATGGATATTTAGGCCGAACAACAATGAAACCATGAAGTTTCATTATGGAAGCATGTGTTGATACAATGTAAAAAGCTCCCTTCATTTTGGACCATGCGTGTTTATATTTGTTCATGACCTAGAAGAATTCATGAAATCATCAAAACTTCTGCTGAGAGTAAAGAGGAGTTTTCTTCTGAAACATTAGTGcttgatttgtttaattttcttgacCTCTGTTCATGTTATTCTTTTTCGATATTTTACAGTTCACAGtcagatttgtttgattttcGGATGGATTGGATTTGGTTTGTTGAATGTCATGTGAAATGCTCCTCCTGGTATGtatttccttttgaattttctCTTCTCACTCCACACAGAAGAAAGTGCATGCAATTATGCCAATGGTTGAATCGATGATTTCGCTTCCATCTCTTCGACTGAACCTCAAGGAGACCTCCATTATTTAAGATGAAGGTTGTCATCATCCAATTTTTATCCCTCTTTGAAAAATAGGGtttgaacataaaatttttTGGGAACAATAAAACATAGAATTTTTGTAGTAGTCCTAGTCCAAGTCCAATTTTAGACAATACAAGGAAaagtttgtaaatttatttcctttttttttagtatgggaaaaaggagaaaaaaaaaatatgaagaggacaaaaattaaaaagaaatatattcttTGATTTTAGGAGAAAGCCTAAATAAGTTGTTTGCCCATCAAttgaaaaaacgaaaaaaaaaaagaaggggggggggggctttAGCACAAAAAGCCTACCAAAAAAATCTCACTCCACACCTGAAAGGCTGAAACTTCCATAGCCtgttgctctctctctctctctctcctccacaaaaacaaacatgcaccTAACCATCATTTTTATCCAGTCCTCTGTCCACTATTTGAACCACCTTAATCTGACCTTCGACTTGCTCCCACACATGCGAGTAGCAACCAAATGTTTGTTGTACTCTCATGTAAGGTTGTAATACTTTCCATCCATGCGATCCATGTTATAATTACAGATTTGCACCCAATTTCTAATTGTTACAATTAGACCCCTCTTGCAATCTGATATGAGATTAATTGGTACAAAACTGAAAGTTTTACTCCAATTCTTATTAATTTCGAGTTTGGATGATATCTAATCAtgatctaaaaaagaaaatttaataaaattttatttagacaTGGACTTTATTGTTAAAAGTTGTcttctttttaatatactttagATTTAggctttctaatttatttattttagagtaGATCTGAAGTGTAAATAATTAATACgacataaaatataacttggattaattttgtgatataggttttatttttaatcatattttgtGTGAAGGATTCTCACTTAATTGGTTAATTTTGTCAAgataagattaattaaatatatataattaatttataaatggaTCAGCTCACTTGAGAacctctaaatataattttttttaagtacatatgtgaaaaaaaaaaattaggatacgTTCATGCTTATACatatgatataaaataattaccattattgtttctttccttttaggtatacatatttatttctctatcttttattattatgtggATTCGATTTGAACATTGTTGATAATTTGAAGGAGTTGAATTTagaatatacatataaaaaaaaaaagtagttgagCCAATCAAACTCCTACAATTAGCAGTCCATTCCACAATCCTTC
The sequence above is drawn from the Populus alba chromosome 15, ASM523922v2, whole genome shotgun sequence genome and encodes:
- the LOC118037364 gene encoding uncharacterized protein; this encodes MLVPLFNLAPNLTVSRLCLGTMTFGEQNSLPQSFGLLDEAFNAGINFFDSAEKYPVPQRAETQGRSEEYLGRWIKRRKIPRDRIVLATKVAGPSGQMTWIRGGPKCLDSRNITDAIDSSLKRMQVDYIDLYQIHWPDRCVPMFGETEYDPTRQFCSVGIEEQLDALGRAVAAGKIRYIGVSNETPYGVMKFSQVADRAAHYPKIVSVQNSYNLLCRTFDAGIAECCHHEGISLLAYSPLAMGILSGKYFAADGGPVDARLNVFKGMYSEGESRYNLSNNIIKAAALEYLAIAKKYGLHPVSLSIAFVLKHPLVASAIFGATKSWQLHEVLKACMIELTPEIIAEINNIHARIPNPCP